In Chloroflexota bacterium, one genomic interval encodes:
- a CDS encoding extracellular solute-binding protein, protein MKKTVERIYRVGAIVLILALTLSMAGCGGRATPTPEPRTIQFILYNQPGELLTAYQRLADEFHTAHPEITVELKPVSGSASLRSALSAGADAVLSWGWAINDVGDLRPLDPFIEADSPDFLDDYLPKVLDSVRYQGQLMALPVDLDVLVLYYNKDLFDQAGVPYPPPDWTWSDFVAIAQALTQPLPDGGKQYGFYPAGALPDYLAFVAEELAALWGDDLLNPQTLRLDGEPVMRAIEWYTNLALVHGVMPTPDELRRQTGDPIALGRAGMWLNWMSQRGGRWDAVPWQFRWGVAPLPKGSSGRTIALLAMYVIPTSATHPGDAWQWISFLSHRFEQTSGLPVRRSLLEDPDFQEKLGVEQYDVFVKAAMDSVVVAPGPEFDIYAVALERAVREILEGGRPVEDALRDAQRRVDAAGG, encoded by the coding sequence ATGAAGAAGACGGTAGAGAGAATCTACCGCGTGGGAGCGATCGTCCTGATCCTCGCCCTGACGCTGAGCATGGCCGGATGCGGCGGGCGAGCGACCCCCACGCCGGAGCCACGCACGATCCAGTTCATCCTGTACAACCAGCCCGGGGAATTGCTGACGGCCTATCAGCGATTGGCGGATGAGTTTCACACCGCCCATCCCGAGATCACCGTCGAGCTGAAGCCCGTGTCCGGCTCCGCCAGCCTGCGCTCGGCCTTGAGCGCGGGCGCGGATGCCGTGCTCTCCTGGGGATGGGCGATCAACGACGTCGGTGATCTGCGCCCATTGGATCCGTTTATCGAGGCGGATTCACCCGACTTCCTGGACGATTACCTGCCCAAGGTCCTGGACTCCGTGCGCTACCAGGGGCAGCTCATGGCCCTCCCGGTCGATCTGGACGTCCTGGTCCTGTACTACAACAAGGATCTGTTCGACCAGGCGGGGGTTCCCTACCCTCCACCGGATTGGACGTGGAGTGATTTCGTGGCGATCGCCCAGGCCCTGACGCAACCGCTTCCGGACGGGGGGAAACAGTACGGGTTCTACCCCGCGGGCGCGCTGCCAGATTACCTGGCCTTCGTCGCCGAGGAGCTGGCGGCGCTATGGGGGGATGACCTCCTGAACCCGCAGACGCTACGACTGGACGGCGAGCCGGTGATGCGCGCCATCGAATGGTACACAAACCTGGCGCTGGTCCACGGCGTGATGCCCACGCCGGATGAGCTGCGTCGGCAGACGGGCGATCCCATCGCATTGGGGCGCGCCGGCATGTGGCTGAACTGGATGTCCCAGCGCGGCGGGCGTTGGGACGCCGTGCCCTGGCAGTTCCGCTGGGGGGTGGCCCCCCTGCCGAAGGGGAGCTCCGGACGCACCATCGCCCTCCTGGCCATGTACGTGATCCCGACCTCGGCGACGCATCCGGGAGACGCCTGGCAGTGGATCTCCTTCCTGTCCCATCGCTTCGAGCAGACCAGCGGCCTGCCCGTGCGACGCTCCCTTCTGGAGGATCCCGACTTCCAGGAGAAGCTCGGGGTAGAGCAATATGACGTCTTCGTCAAGGCGGCCATGGATAGCGTCGTCGTCGCGCCCGGCCCCGAATTCGACATCTACGCGGTCGCCCTGGAGCGGGCCGTGCGCGAGATCCTGGAGGGAGGGCGCCCCGTCGAGGACGCGCTGCGGGACGCCCAGCGCCGTGTAGATGCGGCCGGCGGGTGA
- a CDS encoding HlyD family efflux transporter periplasmic adaptor subunit, translating into MIRRAARFAALVMTVIMVTSCALLPTGRSRAPAREEPTPTPIPTPIVPTKPTYRVQRGEVVKKLTFTGRIAPVLEKELYFRTSGRVRHVFVQRNDFVKAGQVLADLEIDDLERELTSAQLELERAQVRLQEAERELQNQIRRAQVNLEIAKLSLEAAKAQDPTPRKAQAEADLEKAQITLQRAQEEYNAIAWRNDRAATQQAAALQQATLNYQKAKATYDLVLQDIAAYKYQVAIKERQVELAQIALDELNTGVDPLLKNDVERAQLKVQKLEAAIADAQIIAPFDGQVLSISLTEGRPVDAFKPVVVVADPSELEISADLTSTQLQDLAEGMPATIVLVSRPGEELEGYIRRLPYPYGGGGRTEGLDEEDKSTRVALKTSAAEAGFELGDLARVTVVLERKEDVLWLPPQAVRTFEGRRFVVVKEGDAQRRVDVKVGIQGEDRWEIEEGLTEGQVVIGQ; encoded by the coding sequence ATGATACGGCGAGCAGCGCGCTTTGCTGCACTGGTGATGACCGTGATAATGGTGACGAGCTGTGCCCTACTGCCGACAGGGCGCTCTCGTGCACCCGCGCGAGAGGAGCCAACGCCCACCCCCATCCCCACTCCCATCGTGCCCACAAAGCCCACCTATCGGGTGCAGCGGGGCGAGGTGGTCAAGAAGCTCACCTTCACAGGCCGCATCGCGCCGGTCCTTGAGAAGGAGCTTTACTTCCGCACCAGCGGCCGTGTGCGCCACGTCTTCGTCCAGCGCAACGATTTCGTCAAGGCCGGCCAGGTGCTGGCAGATTTAGAGATCGATGATCTGGAGCGAGAGCTGACCTCCGCCCAGCTTGAGCTGGAACGGGCCCAGGTGCGGTTACAAGAGGCGGAGCGCGAGCTGCAGAACCAGATCCGACGGGCTCAGGTCAATTTGGAGATCGCCAAGCTGAGCCTGGAGGCGGCCAAGGCCCAGGATCCCACGCCGCGCAAGGCGCAGGCGGAGGCAGACCTGGAGAAGGCCCAGATCACGTTGCAGCGAGCGCAGGAGGAATACAACGCGATCGCCTGGCGCAACGACCGGGCTGCCACTCAGCAGGCGGCCGCCCTACAACAGGCGACCTTGAACTACCAAAAGGCCAAGGCGACCTATGACCTGGTCCTCCAGGATATCGCGGCTTACAAGTACCAAGTCGCCATCAAAGAGCGACAGGTGGAGCTGGCCCAGATCGCATTGGATGAGCTCAACACGGGCGTCGACCCGCTCCTGAAGAACGACGTGGAGCGGGCCCAGTTGAAGGTGCAGAAGCTGGAGGCGGCCATCGCCGACGCGCAGATCATCGCCCCCTTCGATGGGCAGGTGCTCTCGATCAGCCTGACGGAAGGCCGGCCGGTGGATGCCTTCAAGCCCGTGGTGGTCGTCGCCGATCCCAGCGAGCTGGAGATCAGCGCCGACCTGACCAGCACCCAGCTCCAGGACCTGGCGGAGGGCATGCCGGCCACCATCGTCCTGGTCAGCCGCCCCGGCGAGGAGCTGGAGGGATACATCCGCCGCCTGCCGTACCCCTATGGCGGCGGTGGGCGCACGGAAGGGCTCGATGAGGAGGACAAATCGACCCGGGTGGCGCTGAAGACCTCGGCGGCCGAGGCGGGCTTTGAGCTGGGAGACCTGGCACGGGTGACCGTCGTGCTGGAGCGCAAGGAGGACGTGCTCTGGCTGCCGCCGCAGGCGGTCCGCACCTTCGAAGGCCGCCGGTTCGTGGTCGTGAAGGAGGGCGATGCGCAGCGACGGGTGGATGTGAAGGTCGGCATCCAGGGTGAGGATCGGTGGGAGATCGAGGAAGGTTTGACCGAAGGACAGGTCGTGATAGGGCAGTAG